From the genome of Bacteroidales bacterium WCE2008, one region includes:
- a CDS encoding electron transport complex protein RnfE, whose protein sequence is MTKLQLITKGLVKDNPTFVLLLGMCPTLATTTSAINGLSMGLATLFVLVLSNMAISAIAPVVPDKVHIPVYIVVIATFVTVLQFLMQAFVPGIYATLGLFIPLIVVNCIVLGRAEAFANKNGVFDSALDGLGVGLGFTCSLTVLGAVREILGGLSVFGWKIPGTGDGMLAFVMAPGAFLCLGYLMVLFNKYVAKK, encoded by the coding sequence ATGACAAAGTTACAGCTTATAACTAAAGGCCTTGTAAAGGACAACCCTACTTTCGTCCTTCTGCTCGGTATGTGCCCTACGCTGGCTACTACCACTTCAGCCATAAATGGCCTCAGCATGGGACTTGCCACCCTTTTCGTGCTTGTCCTTTCAAATATGGCGATCTCCGCTATCGCTCCGGTAGTGCCTGACAAGGTACATATCCCGGTCTACATCGTGGTCATCGCTACATTCGTTACAGTGCTCCAGTTCCTGATGCAGGCTTTCGTGCCGGGCATCTATGCGACTCTCGGTCTGTTCATCCCGCTTATCGTCGTGAACTGTATCGTCCTTGGTCGTGCAGAGGCATTCGCCAACAAGAATGGAGTGTTTGACTCCGCGCTTGACGGCCTTGGCGTCGGCCTGGGTTTCACCTGCTCTCTTACCGTACTCGGCGCTGTCCGCGAAATCCTCGGAGGCCTCTCGGTCTTCGGCTGGAAGATTCCGGGCACCGGCGACGGAATGCTCGCTTTCGTGATGGCTCCGGGCGCTTTCCTTTGCCTCGGCTATCTGATGGTTCTGTTCAATAAGTATGTAGCCAAGAAATAA
- a CDS encoding two component transcriptional regulator, LytTR family, producing the protein MIRCLAIDDEPLALKQVVSYISKIPYLDLVGSCRSAAEAAAILDKESVDAMFVDINMPDRSGMDFVKSLTPAPMVVFTTAYSEYAVEGYKVDAVDYLLKPFSFDDFRRAAERVKANYEINAAAVSSPDADNSLFFKTDYKIVRVNIDKIVYVEGMSEYLKIFVEGEEEPVVVLLSLKKLEDRLPADRFMRIHKSYILNLSKIREVSKGKVFVSPDVSIPIGDLYKDAFNSYLESKFMGR; encoded by the coding sequence ATGATACGTTGTCTGGCAATAGATGATGAGCCGCTGGCTCTCAAACAGGTTGTTTCCTATATTTCGAAGATCCCTTATCTGGACCTTGTCGGCTCATGCAGGAGTGCGGCCGAGGCCGCCGCTATCCTCGACAAGGAAAGCGTCGATGCCATGTTTGTCGATATAAACATGCCTGACCGGTCGGGTATGGATTTCGTCAAGTCGCTTACTCCGGCGCCTATGGTTGTCTTCACCACCGCATATTCTGAGTATGCCGTTGAAGGCTATAAGGTCGATGCCGTGGATTATCTCCTGAAGCCTTTCAGCTTTGATGATTTCCGCAGGGCAGCAGAAAGAGTCAAGGCCAATTACGAAATAAATGCTGCGGCTGTATCTTCGCCGGATGCGGACAATTCGCTTTTCTTCAAGACTGATTACAAGATAGTAAGGGTCAATATAGACAAGATCGTATATGTCGAGGGAATGAGCGAATATCTTAAGATTTTTGTCGAAGGCGAGGAAGAGCCGGTAGTCGTGCTGCTTAGCCTGAAGAAACTGGAGGATCGTCTGCCTGCGGACAGGTTCATGCGTATCCATAAGTCTTATATACTGAATCTCTCCAAGATAAGAGAAGTCTCCAAAGGAAAGGTTTTCGTCAGTCCTGACGTTTCGATTCCGATTGGAGACCTCTATAAGGACGCTTTCAATTCTTATCTCGAAAGCAAATTCATGGGCCGTTAG
- a CDS encoding Histidine kinase, whose product MPMIHKENRTEYVIYIILWMLALVLPPLLLSDFWPVLLSIISYLVLFLVHDLFISRLFFMKGHKTLYLLLSLILVCGFALVHYAARLRAPLPPIPQSPNAPDPFVMKIVIAVLLLAANLGSKVYFQAASDATRLRMLEKENLEHQIAYLRYQISPHFFMNTLNNIHALVDIDPEQAKLSLVELSRLMRYVLYEGNKPTIPLTKEVEFLRHYVSLMKIRYSESIAVELSLPDGDTGAEVPPLMFATFVENAFKHGVSYAKESFINVRMSVENGKIIFKCINSRNNDNPDGIKGIGLANVRQRLELIYGEKYTLHVDETPDIYEVLVIIPSNDYDTLSGNR is encoded by the coding sequence ATGCCAATGATTCATAAGGAAAACAGAACCGAGTATGTCATCTATATCATACTCTGGATGTTGGCACTGGTACTCCCGCCATTGCTTCTTTCAGATTTCTGGCCGGTCCTGCTGTCGATCATATCCTACCTGGTACTGTTTCTGGTCCATGATCTCTTCATATCGAGACTCTTTTTCATGAAAGGGCACAAGACACTCTACCTTCTTCTCAGTCTCATTCTGGTCTGCGGCTTCGCTCTTGTCCATTATGCGGCCCGTCTCCGTGCGCCTCTGCCTCCGATACCTCAAAGTCCTAACGCCCCGGATCCGTTCGTCATGAAAATCGTGATCGCGGTGTTGCTTCTGGCCGCCAATCTGGGCTCGAAAGTCTATTTCCAGGCAGCCTCGGATGCCACGAGACTGAGGATGCTCGAAAAGGAGAACCTGGAGCATCAGATCGCATATCTGCGCTACCAGATCAGCCCGCATTTCTTCATGAATACGCTGAACAATATCCATGCTCTGGTCGACATAGATCCGGAACAGGCCAAGCTCAGCCTGGTGGAGCTTTCAAGGCTCATGCGATATGTTCTTTACGAGGGGAACAAGCCGACCATCCCTCTGACGAAGGAAGTCGAGTTTCTTCGGCATTATGTTTCCCTTATGAAGATCCGTTATTCGGAGTCGATTGCCGTGGAGTTGTCCCTCCCGGATGGGGATACCGGGGCCGAAGTGCCGCCTCTGATGTTCGCGACCTTTGTCGAGAATGCTTTCAAGCATGGGGTCAGCTATGCCAAGGAGTCTTTCATCAATGTAAGAATGTCCGTCGAAAACGGAAAAATCATATTCAAGTGCATTAACAGCCGTAACAATGACAACCCTGACGGCATCAAAGGCATAGGGCTTGCAAATGTACGGCAGCGTCTGGAGCTTATCTACGGTGAGAAATATACTCTCCATGTCGACGAGACTCCCGATATTTATGAGGTCCTTGTTATAATCCCTTCCAATGACTATGATACGTTGTCTGGCAATAGATGA
- a CDS encoding electron transport complex protein RnfA, which produces MEILLIIVSAIFVNNIVLSQFLGICPFLGVSNKLSTATGMSAAVCFVITLATLVTYLINKYLLVSFGLEFLQTIAFILVIAALVQMVEIVLKKMSPSLYQALGIFLPLITTNCAVLGVAINVVTKEFTFGQPSHMLGLGEAVLYAFATSLGYGLAMVLFSGLREHLALNSVPKAFKGVPIALVTVGILAMAFMGFSGIA; this is translated from the coding sequence ATGGAAATTTTACTGATCATAGTTTCGGCGATATTCGTCAACAATATAGTACTGTCGCAGTTCCTCGGAATCTGCCCGTTCCTCGGAGTTTCCAACAAGCTCTCGACAGCTACCGGCATGTCAGCCGCCGTATGTTTCGTGATTACCCTGGCAACTCTGGTTACCTACCTGATCAATAAGTATCTGCTGGTATCCTTCGGCCTGGAATTCCTCCAGACCATCGCCTTTATCCTCGTGATCGCGGCTCTCGTGCAGATGGTGGAGATCGTGCTCAAGAAGATGAGCCCGTCCCTCTATCAGGCCCTCGGTATCTTCCTCCCGCTTATCACCACCAACTGCGCCGTGCTCGGCGTAGCCATCAACGTGGTGACCAAGGAGTTCACCTTCGGCCAGCCGTCGCATATGCTCGGTCTCGGAGAGGCAGTCCTCTATGCTTTCGCCACATCCCTCGGATATGGCCTTGCAATGGTCCTGTTCTCTGGTCTGAGAGAGCATCTTGCGCTTAACAGCGTGCCTAAGGCATTCAAGGGCGTGCCTATCGCTCTGGTGACAGTCGGCATCCTTGCGATGGCATTCATGGGCTTCTCCGGAATAGCATAG
- a CDS encoding electron transport complex protein RnfG yields MAVQSNLKNMVLCLTGVCLVCAAILAGVYAITKAPIDETNAKLLKEAVGAVLPEGGELSEAKSIEVGGQPSEYYTLSADGETIAYAVKSTTVGFGGPLTLMVGITADGVIYNTSVLAHTETPGLGAKCTSDEHFMAQWKGFNPSEKILKVKSQQGDVDAITASTITSKAYTLAVENALNAVKSLMEEER; encoded by the coding sequence ATGGCAGTACAATCTAATCTCAAGAACATGGTTCTCTGCCTCACGGGCGTATGTCTCGTCTGTGCAGCTATCCTCGCCGGTGTCTATGCCATCACCAAGGCCCCTATCGACGAGACCAACGCCAAGCTTCTCAAAGAGGCTGTCGGAGCCGTACTCCCTGAGGGAGGCGAACTTTCCGAGGCTAAATCGATAGAGGTCGGCGGACAGCCTTCAGAGTATTATACTCTCAGTGCCGACGGCGAAACCATCGCATACGCAGTAAAATCGACTACCGTAGGCTTCGGCGGCCCTCTCACCCTCATGGTGGGAATTACCGCTGACGGAGTTATCTACAATACTTCAGTGCTTGCCCATACCGAGACCCCGGGCCTCGGTGCCAAGTGTACTTCCGACGAGCATTTCATGGCTCAGTGGAAGGGCTTCAATCCTTCCGAGAAGATACTCAAGGTGAAGTCCCAGCAGGGTGACGTGGACGCCATAACCGCTTCCACAATCACCTCCAAGGCTTACACTCTTGCAGTGGAGAATGCGCTGAATGCAGTCAAATCATTAATGGAGGAGGAAAGATAA
- a CDS encoding electron transport complex protein RnfD produces the protein MSKLLVSPSPHIHAAVSTTSLMRDVVIALLPAVIVSVVFYGWKELLVLGVSVASCLLLEFLITRYMMKTRSTVGDWSAAVTGVLLALNLPSTTPWWVVFIGAVVSIGVAKMTFGGLGQNVFNPALTGRVFLLVSFPTYMTHWEAPKGLFGADAVSGATPLGVVKEGLLNGDSLSTIMSEHGFNYGQMLFSSIGGSAGEISAIALLIGFVYLLVRKVIRPHITLSIWATVALVSLIFWLAAPERFTDPVFNLLTGGMILGSCYMATDYVTSPMSIKGGIVFGIGIGFITMMIRYFGSYPEGMSFAILIMNATVPLLNMWFHQKKYGRA, from the coding sequence ATGAGTAAATTACTTGTTTCACCGTCTCCACACATCCACGCAGCGGTCTCTACGACCTCTCTCATGCGTGATGTAGTGATCGCTCTTCTTCCTGCAGTGATCGTCTCCGTAGTATTCTACGGCTGGAAAGAGCTGCTGGTACTCGGAGTCAGCGTCGCTTCATGCCTGCTGCTGGAGTTTCTTATCACCAGATATATGATGAAGACCAGGTCCACGGTAGGGGACTGGTCGGCCGCCGTTACCGGCGTGCTTCTCGCGCTCAACCTCCCTTCCACCACACCTTGGTGGGTAGTATTCATCGGAGCCGTCGTTTCCATCGGCGTAGCCAAGATGACCTTCGGAGGTCTCGGCCAGAATGTGTTCAACCCGGCTCTCACCGGCCGTGTGTTCCTGCTGGTCTCTTTCCCTACCTATATGACCCACTGGGAGGCCCCGAAGGGACTCTTCGGAGCTGACGCCGTATCTGGCGCAACTCCTCTCGGCGTAGTCAAGGAAGGTCTTCTCAATGGAGATTCGCTCAGCACCATAATGTCTGAACATGGATTCAACTATGGCCAGATGCTGTTCTCAAGCATCGGCGGCTCAGCCGGAGAGATCTCGGCTATAGCTCTTCTGATCGGTTTTGTCTATCTGCTCGTCCGCAAGGTGATCAGACCGCACATCACCCTCAGCATCTGGGCTACAGTCGCCCTGGTTTCCCTGATCTTCTGGCTTGCTGCTCCCGAGCGTTTCACAGACCCTGTCTTCAACCTCCTCACCGGTGGTATGATTCTGGGTTCATGCTATATGGCAACTGACTATGTGACCTCTCCTATGAGCATCAAGGGCGGTATCGTCTTCGGTATCGGTATCGGCTTCATCACGATGATGATAAGATACTTCGGTTCATATCCTGAGGGAATGTCATTCGCCATTCTTATCATGAATGCGACCGTGCCGCTTCTCAACATGTGGTTCCACCAGAAAAAATACGGGAGGGCATAG